Proteins found in one Scardovia inopinata JCM 12537 genomic segment:
- a CDS encoding inositol-3-phosphate synthase — protein MSIRVAIAGVGNCASSLVQGVEYYKGAKDEDKIPGIMHPNFGGYRIRDVEFVAAFDVDAAKVGTDLSQAIFASQNNTYKFCDVPASGVTVQRGPTMDGLGEYYRQMITESSEEAVDVAQVLKDKKVDILVSYLPVGSEQADKYYAQAAMDAGCGFVNCLPVFIASDPQWAQKFRDAGLPIVGDDIKSQVGATITHRVMARLFEDRGVRLDRTYQLNVGGDMDFMNMLERSRLESKKISKTRAVTSIVPHDMDPRNVHIGPSDYVAWLDDRKFAFVRLEGTTFGDVPLNLEYKLEVWDSPNSAGVVIDAIRSCKLAMDRGLAGPILAPSSYFMKSPAVQHEDNEARELVEAFIAGDTEATPEQLADDLAAANKNGKDVWHA, from the coding sequence ATGAGTATTCGCGTTGCTATTGCTGGCGTAGGCAACTGCGCTTCATCCCTGGTTCAAGGTGTGGAGTATTACAAGGGTGCCAAGGATGAGGATAAAATTCCCGGAATTATGCACCCGAACTTCGGCGGTTATCGTATTCGCGATGTGGAATTCGTTGCTGCTTTTGATGTTGATGCTGCCAAAGTTGGAACTGATCTGAGTCAGGCAATTTTTGCCTCTCAGAACAACACATACAAGTTCTGCGATGTTCCAGCTTCTGGCGTCACCGTTCAGCGCGGTCCAACCATGGATGGTCTGGGCGAGTACTACCGCCAGATGATCACAGAGTCTTCTGAAGAGGCTGTTGACGTGGCTCAGGTGTTGAAAGACAAGAAGGTTGACATTCTGGTCTCTTATCTGCCTGTTGGTTCTGAACAGGCAGATAAGTATTACGCTCAGGCTGCCATGGATGCTGGTTGCGGTTTTGTTAACTGCCTGCCCGTTTTCATCGCTTCCGATCCACAGTGGGCCCAAAAGTTCCGCGACGCCGGTCTTCCGATTGTGGGAGATGATATTAAGAGCCAGGTCGGTGCTACTATTACCCACCGGGTAATGGCCCGACTTTTTGAAGATCGTGGTGTTCGCCTGGATCGTACCTATCAGCTGAATGTGGGCGGCGACATGGATTTCATGAATATGCTGGAACGCAGCCGTCTGGAGTCCAAGAAGATTTCCAAGACCCGTGCTGTAACTTCCATCGTTCCTCATGATATGGATCCCCGCAACGTTCACATTGGTCCTTCTGACTATGTGGCATGGCTGGACGACCGCAAGTTTGCTTTTGTCCGTCTGGAAGGGACCACCTTTGGCGATGTCCCTCTGAATCTCGAGTACAAGCTGGAAGTGTGGGATTCTCCTAACTCTGCCGGCGTGGTTATTGATGCCATTCGTTCCTGCAAGTTGGCCATGGATCGTGGCTTGGCTGGCCCGATTTTGGCTCCCAGCTCTTACTTTATGAAGTCTCCTGCTGTTCAGCATGAAGATAATGAAGCCCGCGAACTTGTTGAGGCCTTCATTGCAGGAGATACTGAAGCTACTCCTGAGCAGCTGGCTGATGATCTTGCTGCCGCTAACAAGAACGGCAAGGATGTATGGCACGCTTAG
- a CDS encoding type II restriction enzyme has product MPDKTEVAWNVILDKYEILAHIKKNGFYTIKASEIKKFREPRLMAKWDSSDYLTRPLKNNKLNILPISRTEYIISDFKLYETLPEPDSSVSATRISLPNYESLSVEDISSESNAINALLLSGALDDFLGRENTAETFNGRQGSGNFSFLIDSFSGFKRGIKVNGAQLEIDGGFENNSEIVIMEAKNVIHPDFLIRQLYYPYRCWRERVNKPIRLVFSQYANQIYRLFEYSFNKPNDYSSIELINTKNYTFEDLSISNYDISNAWSSVNNNLVEDRADDNTIFIQADSVGKVIALVESLSRVGSMSKEEIAEELEFTTRQSDYYSNAGKYLGLISKKNSYSELTAEGKKVASLPYKEKQLRMVQLMCKHSIFHHFVEVAMNTGDIAPVEEIQHYMYEHNTTTKGVIERRAGSVRRWLTWIFSLPKVTNAE; this is encoded by the coding sequence ATGCCTGACAAGACTGAAGTTGCTTGGAATGTCATACTAGATAAGTATGAGATTTTAGCGCACATTAAGAAAAACGGTTTTTATACAATTAAGGCTTCTGAAATTAAAAAATTTCGAGAGCCGAGGCTAATGGCAAAGTGGGATTCTTCAGATTATTTAACGAGGCCGCTTAAAAATAATAAACTAAATATTCTTCCTATCTCTAGGACAGAATATATTATTAGTGATTTCAAACTATATGAAACATTGCCAGAGCCGGATTCATCAGTTAGTGCGACTCGTATTAGTCTACCAAATTATGAGTCATTATCTGTTGAAGATATTTCTTCAGAATCTAATGCGATTAATGCACTTTTGCTCAGCGGGGCACTTGATGATTTTCTTGGAAGAGAAAACACTGCCGAAACTTTTAATGGTAGACAGGGGAGTGGTAATTTCTCTTTTCTTATTGATTCATTTTCTGGATTCAAAAGAGGAATAAAGGTAAATGGTGCCCAGCTAGAAATAGATGGTGGTTTCGAGAATAATTCCGAAATAGTGATTATGGAAGCAAAGAATGTCATTCATCCAGATTTTCTCATTCGACAATTATATTACCCTTATCGTTGTTGGAGGGAGAGAGTAAATAAGCCGATTCGTCTTGTATTTTCCCAATATGCCAATCAGATTTACCGATTATTTGAGTACTCATTCAATAAGCCGAACGATTATTCATCTATTGAACTAATAAATACAAAAAATTATACTTTTGAAGATCTTTCTATTTCAAACTATGATATTTCCAATGCATGGTCATCTGTTAATAACAATCTTGTAGAAGATCGTGCTGACGATAATACAATTTTCATTCAGGCAGATAGTGTTGGAAAAGTTATAGCGCTTGTAGAGAGTCTTTCTCGTGTTGGAAGCATGAGTAAAGAAGAGATTGCAGAAGAGTTGGAGTTTACTACTAGGCAAAGTGATTATTATTCAAATGCTGGGAAATATCTGGGTTTGATTTCTAAAAAGAACTCTTATTCAGAGCTTACCGCAGAAGGAAAGAAAGTAGCATCACTACCATACAAAGAAAAGCAGCTTCGTATGGTTCAGCTTATGTGTAAACACAGTATATTCCACCACTTTGTAGAAGTTGCGATGAACACAGGAGATATTGCACCTGTGGAAGAAATACAGCATTATATGTATGAGCATAATACAACGACAAAAGGTGTCATAGAGCGTAGGGCTGGTAGTGTGAGGCGCTGGCTAACTTGGATATTTTCTTTGCCGAAAGTCACTAATGCTGAATAA
- a CDS encoding cyclophilin-like fold protein — protein MQPGDLILYLGNQLTIYYNTNSWNFTKTGHINNISDSELRKLVGDGNVSAPFLID, from the coding sequence GTGCAGCCAGGAGATTTAATTCTCTATCTTGGCAATCAGCTCACCATCTATTATAATACAAATTCTTGGAATTTCACCAAGACTGGGCATATTAACAATATTTCTGATTCCGAGCTTCGCAAACTTGTTGGAGATGGAAATGTATCAGCACCTTTTTTAATAGATTAA
- a CDS encoding phosphatase PAP2 family protein, which translates to MARSEATEEDSLSRREDRLLVRPRPAVIVGSALLGLFFLAAAAAVWVAGVTTYRGQKFDDWVWQRFYETYSKANILNSVFANSHLVIGVSIAIIAVSLVTVLIRRRWQLLLQVAVFGAMSFITAWSLKRVLIRPVIDRTISNPANSAPSGHTALAMAAAVILVMCVPRALRALCALAGTAFVDLVAFSVMAEKWHRPTDVLMSILLVAGLGLIVLAFSHGSGMDQPGKRFSSVGVQVCSSILITAGIMMEVYVGYMVWQLWDYILNQPIAFARQVNITIIFAVLGCSFISFGVLAAFRQATAAPLSRSGMVGAPPAPPKQWEN; encoded by the coding sequence ATGGCTCGATCAGAAGCGACAGAGGAAGATAGTCTGTCAAGGCGGGAAGACCGACTCCTGGTACGGCCCCGACCGGCAGTAATTGTTGGATCTGCCCTGCTGGGTCTGTTTTTTCTTGCAGCAGCGGCAGCGGTCTGGGTCGCCGGAGTAACCACTTACCGGGGACAGAAATTTGATGACTGGGTCTGGCAGCGCTTCTATGAAACCTATTCCAAGGCCAATATTTTGAACTCGGTTTTTGCTAATTCTCACCTGGTTATTGGGGTCTCCATTGCTATTATTGCTGTTTCTCTTGTGACTGTCCTGATACGTCGGCGCTGGCAGCTCCTCCTGCAGGTGGCAGTTTTTGGGGCCATGTCTTTCATTACAGCCTGGAGTCTCAAACGGGTTCTTATCAGGCCGGTTATTGACAGGACAATCAGCAATCCAGCTAATTCCGCTCCCTCTGGACATACTGCTCTGGCGATGGCGGCAGCGGTGATCCTCGTCATGTGTGTTCCCAGAGCCCTGAGAGCCCTCTGTGCTCTGGCGGGAACGGCTTTCGTTGATCTGGTTGCCTTCAGCGTGATGGCGGAGAAATGGCACCGCCCCACCGATGTGCTCATGTCTATTTTGCTGGTTGCTGGCCTGGGCCTGATTGTTCTTGCTTTCAGTCATGGAAGCGGGATGGATCAACCTGGCAAGAGGTTCTCTTCTGTTGGTGTGCAGGTTTGTTCCTCTATTTTAATCACCGCCGGCATCATGATGGAAGTTTATGTAGGTTATATGGTCTGGCAACTGTGGGATTATATTCTTAACCAGCCGATAGCTTTTGCCCGCCAGGTAAACATTACTATTATTTTTGCGGTCCTGGGCTGCAGTTTTATATCTTTTGGTGTCTTGGCAGCTTTTCGGCAGGCGACGGCCGCGCCCCTGTCCAGATCTGGCATGGTTGGCGCTCCTCCGGCTCCTCCCAAGCAGTGGGAAAACTAA
- the topA gene encoding type I DNA topoisomerase codes for MTGNKLVIVESPTKARKIGGYLGKGYTVMASVGHIRDLAQPSQIPAADKEKYGKFGVDVDDGFLPYYIVGNDKKKTVSDLRKALKTADELYLATDEDREGEAIAWHLVQTLKPKVPVKRMVFHEITKNAIENSLDQTRDVDLNMVDAQETRRVLDRLYGYELSPVLWRKVGPGLSAGRVQSVATRLIVERERERMAFVRTSYWDLVARVSASAAVGRDSQGQTVTGDKAEDTSFRSRLVSLGGRRIAGSKDFDSVGQPTAAMTKDNAWALDQQTATAVAEALADQDFTVDSVETKPYHRRPLPPFTTSTLQQAAGNRLGMSSRMTMRAAQGLYENGYITYMRTDSVTLSGEAISAAREQVEDKWGHQYLSDKPKQYATTSAGAQEAHEAIRPAGAHFRTPESLEGKVPSDQLRLYRLIWQRTLASQMADAAGSTATVRLSAPAGQFGQAIFQASGTVIDFLGFLRAYGDGTPHRGSQEAASSAAASSAATDNEALPALNRGDTLYVREIEPAGHETQPPARYTEASLVKTLEAKEIGRPSTYASIITTIIDRGYVYERGRALIPSWLAFAVIKLLEQNFPQYVDYQFTAKMENGLDMIAQGKETGKSWLADFYFGSGADSAHNAREAHEGLHDQVAQLGDIDARAINTIEIGDGLQVRVGRYGPYLEDTVNLDAEGKPRRASLPDTMAPDELTVQAGHELINNTSAGPRQLGTDPQTGGTVEVRTGRFGPYVALVIEGEDKPKMASLFKTMDVESITLDDALKLLRLPRLVGTLQEADGDSGQTKDVEVLANNGRYGPYLSKIGADGKQDTRSLSSEDEIFTVDLAKAQELFAQPKYGRRTRAAAKPPLRDLGPDPETGKPVTIKDGFYGTYITDGQTNRTLPKQYTVESIEPAEAFRLLAEKRAAGPVKRRSRRSAAKKTGSSKSTTKAPKIGKTVKTARKTTARRTSIRKTSVEGI; via the coding sequence ATGACAGGGAACAAACTTGTGATTGTGGAGTCGCCAACGAAGGCGCGAAAGATCGGCGGTTACCTGGGTAAAGGGTACACGGTCATGGCCTCGGTTGGTCATATCCGCGATCTGGCTCAGCCCTCACAAATACCTGCTGCTGACAAAGAAAAATATGGCAAGTTCGGGGTGGATGTGGACGACGGATTCCTCCCTTATTACATTGTTGGCAATGACAAAAAGAAAACCGTATCTGACCTGCGCAAAGCCCTGAAGACCGCTGATGAGCTTTATCTGGCAACTGATGAGGATCGGGAAGGTGAAGCCATTGCCTGGCACCTGGTTCAGACCCTGAAACCCAAGGTTCCTGTCAAGCGCATGGTTTTCCATGAAATTACCAAAAATGCCATTGAAAATTCTCTGGACCAAACCCGGGATGTGGACCTGAACATGGTGGATGCACAGGAGACTCGTCGTGTTTTGGATAGGCTTTATGGCTATGAGCTTTCCCCCGTCCTCTGGCGTAAGGTTGGACCCGGCCTGTCGGCTGGCCGTGTTCAGTCTGTTGCTACCCGCCTGATTGTGGAACGGGAACGGGAACGGATGGCTTTTGTAAGGACTTCTTACTGGGATTTGGTGGCCCGGGTATCCGCTTCAGCTGCGGTCGGCCGCGATTCGCAGGGACAGACGGTAACAGGTGATAAGGCCGAGGACACCTCTTTCCGCTCCCGTCTGGTTTCTCTGGGTGGCCGCAGGATTGCCGGCTCCAAGGATTTCGACAGTGTGGGCCAGCCTACGGCAGCTATGACCAAAGATAATGCCTGGGCCCTGGACCAGCAGACTGCCACAGCTGTGGCCGAGGCTCTTGCCGATCAGGATTTCACTGTTGATTCTGTGGAGACTAAGCCTTATCATCGCCGACCTCTTCCTCCCTTTACTACCTCAACCCTTCAACAGGCAGCTGGAAACAGGTTGGGCATGTCGTCCCGGATGACGATGAGGGCAGCCCAGGGATTATATGAGAACGGCTATATCACCTATATGCGTACCGATTCCGTTACCCTATCGGGAGAGGCTATTTCCGCAGCCCGCGAGCAGGTGGAAGACAAGTGGGGACATCAGTATTTATCCGACAAGCCGAAACAGTATGCCACTACCTCTGCCGGAGCTCAGGAAGCGCATGAGGCTATTCGTCCGGCCGGAGCACACTTCAGGACTCCAGAATCCCTGGAAGGGAAAGTCCCCTCTGACCAGCTGCGTCTTTACCGCTTGATTTGGCAGAGAACCCTGGCTTCTCAGATGGCTGATGCGGCTGGTTCCACAGCAACGGTACGCCTGTCAGCCCCCGCCGGTCAATTTGGGCAGGCAATCTTCCAGGCCTCGGGAACAGTCATTGATTTTCTTGGATTTCTGAGGGCTTATGGTGATGGGACTCCTCATAGAGGCTCTCAGGAGGCAGCCTCCTCAGCAGCTGCTTCTTCAGCTGCAACAGATAATGAAGCCTTGCCAGCTCTTAATAGAGGAGACACCCTCTACGTTCGTGAGATTGAACCCGCCGGGCATGAAACCCAGCCCCCGGCTCGCTATACGGAGGCTTCTCTGGTCAAGACCTTGGAGGCCAAGGAAATTGGCCGTCCTTCAACCTACGCCAGCATTATCACCACCATTATTGATCGCGGATATGTATATGAGCGCGGGCGGGCCCTGATCCCCTCGTGGCTGGCTTTTGCTGTTATTAAGCTGTTGGAGCAGAACTTCCCCCAGTATGTGGATTATCAGTTCACAGCAAAAATGGAGAATGGCCTGGACATGATTGCCCAAGGCAAGGAGACAGGCAAGAGCTGGCTGGCGGATTTTTACTTTGGATCTGGGGCGGATTCTGCTCACAATGCCCGTGAAGCTCACGAAGGTCTGCACGATCAGGTGGCTCAGCTGGGGGATATTGATGCTCGTGCCATCAACACTATCGAGATTGGAGATGGGCTTCAGGTGAGGGTCGGCCGGTATGGCCCCTATCTGGAAGATACGGTCAATCTCGATGCCGAAGGCAAGCCCAGGAGGGCCTCTCTGCCTGATACCATGGCTCCAGACGAGCTGACAGTGCAGGCTGGCCACGAGCTGATCAACAACACTTCTGCCGGCCCCCGTCAGCTGGGTACCGATCCGCAGACAGGCGGAACTGTTGAGGTGAGAACTGGCCGTTTTGGCCCCTATGTTGCCCTGGTCATCGAGGGAGAAGATAAGCCTAAAATGGCATCTCTCTTTAAGACCATGGATGTAGAATCCATCACCCTGGATGATGCCCTGAAACTCCTGCGCTTGCCCCGGCTGGTAGGAACACTTCAGGAGGCTGATGGAGACTCTGGTCAGACGAAAGATGTTGAGGTTCTGGCCAATAACGGCCGTTATGGTCCCTACCTGTCAAAGATTGGCGCTGATGGAAAGCAGGACACCCGGTCTCTGTCCAGCGAAGATGAGATTTTCACTGTCGACCTGGCCAAGGCCCAGGAACTTTTTGCTCAGCCCAAGTATGGCCGCCGAACCAGGGCAGCTGCCAAACCTCCGCTGAGGGATCTGGGTCCGGATCCAGAAACCGGTAAGCCGGTAACCATTAAAGATGGCTTCTACGGCACATACATTACTGACGGTCAAACTAACCGGACTCTGCCCAAACAGTATACAGTCGAATCGATTGAACCAGCTGAAGCCTTCCGTCTGCTGGCAGAAAAGCGGGCTGCCGGGCCTGTTAAGCGCCGCAGCCGACGCTCAGCCGCGAAAAAGACAGGAAGCAGCAAATCGACAACTAAAGCACCTAAAATAGGCAAAACTGTTAAAACGGCAAGGAAAACAACTGCCAGAAGGACATCTATCAGGAAGACCTCAGTAGAAGGCATATAA
- a CDS encoding DNA adenine methylase, which produces MLRPILKWVGGKRQLLDVILPKIPSHISTYVEPFVGGGAVLLELQPKKAVINDSNSELINVYRCVKEHPVELIERLKEHQKKNSADYFYEIRGLDRDPDFQKHSSIERAARILYLNKTCYNGLYRVNAAGQFNSPYGKYKNPNIVNEAGINALSKYLNGEITILNGDYSDALKGLRRGAFVYLDPPYMPVSSSSSFTGYTENGFGYQEQERLRNVCMGLANKNIHFLQSNSDTPEIRELYKDFDIETVQAIRSVNSRADRRGAINEVLVYA; this is translated from the coding sequence ATGCTTCGTCCTATCTTGAAGTGGGTTGGTGGTAAACGCCAGTTATTGGATGTTATTCTTCCTAAGATTCCTTCTCATATTTCGACCTATGTGGAACCATTTGTGGGTGGAGGGGCAGTTCTTCTAGAACTGCAGCCGAAAAAAGCAGTAATAAATGATTCTAATAGTGAACTCATTAATGTTTATAGATGTGTGAAAGAACATCCGGTTGAACTAATCGAGCGGTTGAAAGAACATCAAAAGAAGAATTCCGCTGATTATTTTTATGAGATCAGAGGATTAGATCGCGATCCGGATTTTCAGAAGCATTCTAGTATTGAAAGAGCTGCTAGAATACTTTATCTAAACAAAACTTGTTATAATGGTCTGTATCGAGTTAATGCTGCTGGTCAATTCAATTCGCCCTATGGGAAATATAAAAATCCTAATATCGTGAATGAGGCTGGAATTAATGCTTTGAGTAAATATCTCAATGGAGAAATCACCATCCTGAATGGTGATTATTCCGATGCATTGAAAGGTTTGCGTCGTGGTGCTTTTGTCTACCTAGATCCTCCATACATGCCGGTTTCTTCTTCATCGTCTTTTACCGGATATACCGAGAATGGCTTTGGGTATCAGGAGCAAGAGCGTCTTAGAAATGTTTGTATGGGTTTAGCGAATAAGAATATACATTTTCTTCAGTCTAACAGTGACACGCCAGAAATTCGGGAATTATATAAAGATTTTGATATTGAAACAGTACAAGCTATTCGATCGGTGAATTCACGAGCAGATAGGCGTGGAGCAATTAATGAGGTGTTAGTTTATGCCTGA
- a CDS encoding LTA synthase family protein, protein MDSSETNEITETQEQEGSQTGVDETVENTDSEPQTADQKPAIVKAARWIFKRHKFNWIFYIVTFILANIYAVLEMQTVVDTDHELIWNFFSQMWEFNKFQFLNNFLILSLLSFIFCFIINRFWIAISVYVSLIIVIAVADRFKVVVRNETITAADLNFLSGGNAGNIMSFIPDGSTGIIVRALLTVALLVVFGIVMTIWDSRSLLAPKNKAIGLAARIIIIAIPLTFEVAFVSAMSTTDSWANKILLSQSDNPSMWDNVVDSRKNGTVVAFARNLNPKIMDEPANYSEATMKKILTRYKKTAQTINAKRTTNLNDSTVIAVLSESFSDPTRVPGVKLNKDPMPKIRAIKSGTTSGYMLSSGYGGGTANIEYMVLSGLSMANFSSSLTSPYQQLVPTAAWSPTFNTDWASSQSLAIHPYDSSIYSRRSNYKKFGFSKFYTLNGPQYVKHTKTIDRSGYVSDSETYAETLSRINAKKGSKSQFLQVVTMQNHMPYSNWYDNNDYTVTSTTGQTFGENEKTRIQTYAKGMEYTDTATADFLNKLDAIDKPITVIFYGDHLPGAYTTAAADEENSVDLHETDYFIWSNKASGSSGNKLSAAESTYTSPNFLMEEAAAHMNAKVTPYLAFLTTLHTKVAALEPPVVNVIQRWKRIPSGQALYLDSQGNLIDLKKADKETKQLLADYKLIQYDITAGKQYLRNTDFMTYPKK, encoded by the coding sequence ATGGACTCTTCTGAAACCAATGAGATCACTGAGACACAGGAACAAGAAGGCAGCCAGACAGGGGTGGATGAGACTGTCGAGAATACAGACTCTGAGCCGCAGACTGCGGACCAAAAACCTGCAATCGTAAAAGCTGCGCGCTGGATTTTTAAGCGTCACAAATTTAACTGGATTTTCTACATTGTTACCTTTATTCTTGCGAATATTTATGCAGTATTAGAGATGCAGACTGTGGTAGATACTGACCACGAGCTTATCTGGAATTTCTTCTCTCAGATGTGGGAATTCAATAAATTTCAATTCTTGAATAATTTCCTGATTCTGAGTTTGCTCAGTTTTATTTTCTGCTTTATTATCAATAGATTTTGGATTGCAATCAGTGTTTATGTATCATTAATCATTGTGATTGCTGTTGCGGATCGCTTTAAGGTGGTCGTCCGCAATGAGACCATCACGGCTGCTGATCTTAATTTCCTGTCAGGCGGCAATGCAGGGAATATCATGTCTTTCATTCCCGATGGGTCTACAGGAATAATAGTGAGGGCTCTGCTGACTGTTGCCCTGCTTGTAGTTTTCGGCATTGTCATGACTATTTGGGACTCCCGCTCTCTGCTTGCTCCCAAGAACAAGGCTATTGGTTTGGCTGCCCGTATTATTATCATTGCTATTCCTCTCACCTTTGAGGTGGCTTTTGTATCTGCCATGTCGACCACTGATTCCTGGGCTAATAAGATTCTCCTGTCTCAGTCAGATAATCCCTCTATGTGGGATAACGTGGTCGATTCCAGAAAAAATGGAACCGTGGTTGCTTTTGCCCGTAACCTCAATCCCAAGATCATGGATGAGCCGGCTAACTACTCAGAAGCGACTATGAAAAAAATCCTGACCAGGTATAAGAAAACTGCTCAGACTATCAATGCCAAGCGAACTACAAATTTGAACGATTCCACTGTGATAGCCGTTCTGTCTGAATCTTTCTCCGATCCTACCCGGGTGCCCGGCGTCAAGCTCAATAAAGATCCCATGCCCAAGATTCGTGCCATTAAGTCAGGAACAACATCGGGCTACATGCTCTCCTCTGGTTATGGTGGGGGCACGGCCAACATTGAGTACATGGTGCTGTCTGGCTTATCTATGGCCAACTTCAGCTCTTCGCTGACATCGCCTTATCAGCAGCTGGTTCCTACCGCTGCCTGGTCGCCTACCTTCAATACAGACTGGGCTTCCTCTCAGTCCCTGGCTATTCATCCTTATGACTCGTCCATATATTCCCGCCGGTCCAATTACAAGAAGTTCGGCTTCTCCAAATTCTATACCCTCAATGGTCCCCAGTATGTGAAACATACTAAGACTATTGACAGATCCGGCTATGTCAGTGATTCGGAAACATATGCGGAGACTTTATCTAGAATCAATGCCAAGAAGGGATCTAAGTCTCAGTTCTTGCAGGTGGTGACCATGCAGAACCACATGCCGTACAGCAATTGGTATGACAATAACGATTACACTGTTACCTCCACCACCGGGCAGACCTTCGGTGAGAATGAAAAAACCAGAATCCAAACCTATGCCAAGGGAATGGAATACACTGACACTGCTACTGCTGATTTCCTGAACAAACTGGATGCGATAGACAAGCCCATTACTGTGATCTTCTACGGTGATCATCTGCCCGGGGCTTATACCACAGCAGCAGCTGATGAAGAAAATTCCGTGGACCTGCATGAGACTGACTACTTCATTTGGTCTAACAAGGCTTCCGGATCTTCCGGCAATAAGTTGAGTGCTGCTGAGTCCACCTACACATCCCCCAACTTCCTCATGGAGGAAGCTGCGGCACATATGAATGCCAAAGTGACCCCTTACCTGGCTTTCCTGACCACACTGCACACCAAGGTTGCAGCGCTGGAGCCGCCAGTAGTTAATGTTATCCAGAGATGGAAGCGGATTCCTTCCGGTCAGGCCCTTTACCTGGATTCCCAGGGCAATCTGATTGATCTGAAGAAGGCGGACAAGGAAACCAAGCAGCTGCTAGCCGATTACAAGTTGATTCAGTATGACATCACCGCTGGCAAGCAGTATTTGAGGAATACGGATTTCATGACCTATCCTAAAAAGTAG
- a CDS encoding cyclophilin-like fold protein, translating to MTNKIHITINKTELTAPLENNSSARALLEKLSDGDLTLNMHDYENMEKLLIQIFRFHVTISRSQCSQEI from the coding sequence ATGACTAACAAAATACACATCACTATCAACAAGACAGAGCTTACTGCGCCGTTGGAAAATAACTCGTCTGCACGAGCGTTACTTGAAAAACTTTCTGATGGCGATCTTACGTTGAATATGCATGATTATGAAAACATGGAAAAGTTGCTGATTCAGATTTTTCGCTTCCACGTAACGATAAGTAGATCACAGTGCAGCCAGGAGATTTAA